A genome region from Planctomycetaceae bacterium includes the following:
- a CDS encoding PIN domain-containing protein, with translation MIFVDASGFVALYNQKDQNHADAAKFWAHVARGSDRVFTSSFVLDEMLTFLARRAGYEYAAAKGQSLYASARLMILRPAEKDELEALELFRKFADQKISFTDCISFVLMRHNRIKQAFTFDHHFRTAGFTCVP, from the coding sequence ATGATCTTCGTCGATGCCTCGGGATTCGTAGCGCTCTACAATCAGAAGGACCAGAACCACGCGGACGCGGCTAAGTTCTGGGCGCATGTGGCGCGAGGCTCCGACAGGGTATTCACCAGCAGTTTTGTGCTCGATGAGATGTTGACGTTCCTGGCGCGCCGGGCAGGTTACGAGTACGCCGCCGCCAAAGGTCAAAGCCTTTATGCATCCGCGCGGCTGATGATTCTGCGCCCAGCGGAAAAAGACGAATTGGAGGCGCTGGAGCTGTTCAGGAAGTTTGCCGACCAGAAGATCAGCTTCACCGATTGCATCTCATTCGTATTGATGCGGCACAACCGGATCAAGCAAGCCTTTACCTTCGATCATCACTTCCGTACGGCCGGGTTTACCTGCGTGCCCTGA
- a CDS encoding thioredoxin family protein, protein MTSPQTCSSRGACPVRRRWTSYFPGLSLLACTIQALFSGGCGGGSLMEIEPSAFDAQVLNSDRPVLVEFYKAGCPTCLALEPGLDQLAQEYQGRVVFAKFKVYEWYFGVPAADIKDRYDVWWTPTVILFVKGQEYHRWVGDYNLDDYRSVLDETTAGGLGVPKPAAPQAPQPMKT, encoded by the coding sequence ATGACAAGTCCCCAGACGTGTTCTTCCAGAGGCGCCTGTCCCGTGCGGCGGCGATGGACCTCGTACTTCCCGGGCCTGTCGCTGCTGGCCTGCACGATCCAGGCCCTGTTCAGCGGCGGATGCGGCGGCGGAAGCCTCATGGAGATCGAGCCTTCCGCCTTCGACGCGCAGGTGCTCAACTCCGACAGGCCCGTGCTGGTGGAGTTCTACAAAGCCGGCTGCCCCACCTGTCTGGCGCTGGAGCCGGGGTTGGACCAGTTGGCCCAGGAATACCAGGGGCGGGTCGTCTTCGCCAAGTTCAAGGTCTATGAGTGGTACTTCGGTGTTCCCGCCGCCGACATCAAGGACCGCTACGACGTCTGGTGGACCCCGACGGTCATTCTTTTTGTCAAAGGGCAGGAGTATCACCGCTGGGTAGGCGACTATAATCTTGACGACTACCGAAGCGTGCTCGACGAAACAACGGCCGGCGGCCTGGGGGTCCCCAAGCCCGCTGCTCCACAGGCGCCGCAGCCGATGAAAACATGA
- a CDS encoding DUF1573 domain-containing protein — protein sequence MKICVATISGAIALLMAVAACLYADAAPASPAVQVAGAAGEFDFGYMEPSSKRKAVFVVKNTLDRPLTIKDVKRECDCTSVSLKTPATVAPGQSLAIEVDFTAPKDRTNYVTRVILFTDDAARTLLPLTLRATVGLPLTFTPRRVSLGNLQAGQKAKGAVELTNFSTAAVTLKAAFAKGPKTSVAAPLGELAAGKSAKVEYAFEAAAAAGNYEIKICIETDNVDQPQACLSVEYTVAGAGSAR from the coding sequence ATGAAGATATGCGTTGCGACTATTTCCGGCGCCATCGCGCTGCTGATGGCCGTGGCTGCGTGCCTCTATGCCGACGCGGCGCCGGCATCGCCCGCGGTCCAAGTCGCCGGCGCGGCAGGGGAATTCGACTTTGGATACATGGAGCCATCGAGCAAGCGGAAGGCCGTGTTCGTCGTCAAGAACACGCTGGACCGCCCGCTGACGATCAAGGACGTCAAGCGCGAATGCGACTGCACAAGCGTCTCGCTCAAGACGCCCGCGACGGTGGCGCCGGGGCAGAGCCTGGCGATCGAGGTGGATTTCACCGCCCCCAAGGACCGCACCAATTACGTCACGCGCGTGATCCTTTTCACTGATGACGCCGCGCGAACCCTCCTGCCCCTGACGCTGCGGGCGACGGTAGGCTTGCCGTTGACGTTCACCCCCCGCCGCGTCAGCCTCGGCAACCTCCAGGCCGGCCAAAAAGCCAAAGGCGCCGTCGAACTGACGAACTTTTCAACCGCGGCTGTGACTCTCAAGGCCGCCTTCGCCAAAGGGCCCAAGACGTCGGTGGCTGCCCCGCTGGGCGAACTGGCGGCAGGCAAGAGCGCGAAAGTCGAGTACGCTTTCGAAGCCGCTGCGGCGGCGGGCAACTACGAGATCAAGATCTGCATAGAAACCGATAACGTCGATCAGCCGCAGGCATGCCTGTCGGTGGAATACACCGTCGCCGGCGCAGGAAGTGCCAGATGA
- a CDS encoding thioredoxin family protein produces MTLRSLCLLTLSCAAILLSGCGEDYANITPLADQQQFENALKSDKPVLMDFYKDSCPTCVIQEAVINDMAPEYMGKVDFVKYKILESNFSPASKAIKDRYKLNWVPTTMLFVNGQEVKRWELNHGADEFRTALDEVLARPTAAKPAAAPITTAGKLPANWDANNKKCIEGQGCPIE; encoded by the coding sequence ATGACCCTGCGTTCACTGTGCCTGCTAACGCTTTCGTGCGCTGCGATCCTTCTGTCGGGTTGCGGCGAGGACTACGCGAACATCACGCCCCTGGCGGACCAGCAGCAGTTCGAGAACGCCCTGAAGTCCGACAAACCGGTCCTGATGGACTTCTACAAGGACAGTTGCCCCACCTGCGTGATCCAGGAAGCCGTGATCAACGACATGGCCCCGGAATACATGGGCAAGGTCGATTTCGTCAAATACAAGATCCTTGAGAGCAATTTCAGCCCCGCCTCCAAAGCGATTAAAGACCGCTACAAACTCAACTGGGTGCCCACGACGATGCTGTTCGTCAACGGCCAGGAAGTCAAGCGATGGGAGCTTAATCACGGCGCCGACGAGTTCCGCACCGCCCTGGACGAAGTCCTCGCCCGTCCCACCGCCGCCAAACCCGCCGCCGCCCCCATCACCACTGCCGGCAAGCTCCCGGCCAACTGGGACGCCAACAACAAGAAGTGCATCGAAGGCCAAGGCTGCCCCATCGAGTAG
- a CDS encoding efflux RND transporter periplasmic adaptor subunit, whose translation MRLSFRHRWLPVVLSVMALFLAASCSDSGERQGGSPGSAPAAQRILYWSCSMHPQIKAPQSGKCPICFMDLIPVYETSPDGGDGGAARLTLSQTARELAEIETAPVELRVPAATVNLSGKIELDETRLAQVAAWVGGRVDKIFVDYVGRTVAKGDPLILIYSPELRAAQEEFLISRRQLDAAKSGGDAEAAASASALEAASRRKLELWGILPSQVDELIKSGRASDQVTIYAPAGGTVIERDAYSGKYVEAGERLLGIADLSTVWAVLDAYELDIALLRSGQEARFQTDAMPGKTFTGRVVFIQPTLDEATRTIKVRLVVPNPDQQLKPGMYVRAAIAAAPAAGGQKVLMIPATAPLLTGTRAVVYVEERTNEQVSYVGHEVELGGRAGDYYIVRSGLSEGQRVVTRGNFKIDAALQIQAKPSMMKPKEAAGAATQAVPPQHQHSPTGGRP comes from the coding sequence ATGAGACTATCTTTCCGCCATCGGTGGCTGCCGGTGGTCTTGAGCGTGATGGCGCTCTTCCTGGCCGCCTCGTGCAGCGACAGCGGCGAGCGACAGGGTGGATCGCCGGGTTCAGCCCCGGCGGCGCAGCGGATTCTGTACTGGTCCTGCTCGATGCACCCACAGATCAAGGCCCCGCAAAGTGGCAAGTGCCCCATCTGCTTTATGGACCTGATTCCCGTTTACGAAACCTCGCCCGACGGGGGCGATGGCGGCGCTGCCCGCCTGACGCTCTCGCAGACCGCACGCGAACTGGCCGAGATCGAGACGGCCCCGGTGGAACTGCGGGTTCCTGCCGCTACCGTCAATCTGTCGGGCAAGATCGAGCTGGACGAGACCAGGCTGGCCCAGGTCGCGGCGTGGGTGGGCGGCCGCGTCGACAAAATTTTCGTCGACTACGTCGGCAGAACCGTCGCCAAGGGCGATCCGCTAATCCTGATCTACAGCCCCGAGCTGCGGGCGGCGCAGGAGGAGTTCCTGATCAGCCGGCGGCAGCTCGATGCCGCCAAGTCCGGCGGCGATGCCGAAGCCGCCGCCTCCGCTTCGGCGCTGGAGGCCGCGTCACGCCGCAAGCTCGAGCTGTGGGGCATACTGCCTTCGCAAGTTGACGAGCTGATCAAGAGCGGCCGCGCGAGCGACCAGGTCACCATCTATGCCCCCGCCGGCGGCACAGTGATTGAACGTGATGCCTACTCCGGCAAATACGTCGAGGCCGGCGAGCGGCTGCTGGGCATCGCCGACCTGAGCACCGTCTGGGCGGTGCTGGACGCGTATGAACTCGACATCGCCCTTCTGCGAAGCGGCCAGGAAGCCAGGTTCCAGACCGACGCCATGCCGGGCAAGACCTTCACCGGGCGCGTCGTGTTCATTCAGCCGACGCTCGATGAGGCCACCCGCACAATCAAGGTTCGTCTCGTCGTGCCCAACCCCGACCAGCAGCTTAAGCCCGGCATGTATGTTCGCGCAGCCATCGCGGCCGCGCCTGCGGCCGGCGGGCAAAAGGTTCTGATGATCCCTGCCACGGCGCCGCTGCTGACGGGAACGCGGGCCGTGGTCTATGTCGAAGAACGCACGAACGAGCAGGTGTCATACGTCGGGCACGAGGTGGAACTCGGCGGCCGCGCCGGCGACTACTACATCGTCCGCTCGGGCCTGAGCGAGGGGCAGCGCGTCGTCACGCGCGGCAATTTCAAAATCGATGCGGCCCTGCAGATCCAGGCCAAACCCAGCATGATGAAACCCAAGGAGGCTGCCGGTGCGGCCACTCAAGCCGTCCCGCCGCAACATCAGCACAGTCCGACGGGAGGGCGGCCATGA
- a CDS encoding Gfo/Idh/MocA family oxidoreductase, with protein MDELRIGVIGAGGRGGLAGHAHKPDQGSCVVAACDIRPEMQEHVKKWYGPDCFFCTDYRDLLKRSDVHAVFVTTPDNFHEEHATAALEAGKAVYCEKPLAITIAGADRILNAARDRKGKLYVGHNMRHFPAIIKMRQLIDAGAIGQVKAAWCRHFVSYGGDAYYKDWHSDRRNSTGLLLQKGAHDIDVLHWLCGGYTRRVTAMGKLAVYGQITDRHEGGYGHMKWDQAFWPPLSQTQLSPIIDVEDVSMMLMELDNGVLASYQQCHFTPDAWRDYTIIGTLGRIENYNDCGACDIHLWNRRADGYRPKGDEVFHVDGEMGGHGGADERIVAEFVRWVRSGGTIATSPVAARYSIAAGCMATHSLRNGSQPQDVPPLPADLEQWFAKTR; from the coding sequence GTGGATGAATTGCGAATCGGCGTGATCGGGGCCGGCGGGCGAGGCGGCTTGGCGGGGCATGCGCACAAGCCTGACCAGGGCAGCTGCGTGGTGGCCGCCTGCGACATCCGCCCAGAGATGCAAGAGCACGTCAAGAAGTGGTACGGGCCCGACTGCTTCTTCTGCACCGACTATCGCGATCTGCTCAAGCGGTCCGACGTGCATGCCGTCTTCGTCACCACGCCGGATAATTTTCACGAAGAGCACGCCACCGCAGCCCTCGAGGCGGGCAAAGCCGTCTACTGCGAAAAGCCGCTGGCGATCACCATCGCCGGGGCCGACCGCATTTTGAACGCCGCGCGCGATCGCAAGGGCAAGCTCTACGTCGGGCACAATATGCGGCACTTCCCGGCCATCATCAAAATGAGGCAGCTCATCGACGCCGGCGCGATCGGGCAGGTCAAGGCCGCCTGGTGCCGCCACTTCGTCTCCTACGGCGGCGACGCGTACTACAAGGACTGGCACAGCGACCGTCGCAACAGCACCGGCCTGCTGCTGCAGAAGGGCGCGCACGACATCGACGTGCTGCACTGGCTCTGCGGCGGCTACACGCGCCGCGTGACGGCGATGGGCAAGCTGGCGGTTTACGGGCAGATCACCGACCGCCACGAGGGCGGCTACGGGCACATGAAATGGGACCAGGCGTTCTGGCCGCCGCTGTCGCAGACGCAGCTTTCGCCGATCATCGACGTCGAAGACGTCTCGATGATGCTGATGGAGCTCGACAACGGCGTGCTGGCCAGCTACCAGCAGTGCCACTTCACGCCCGATGCGTGGCGCGACTACACGATCATCGGCACGCTGGGGCGCATCGAGAACTACAACGACTGCGGCGCCTGCGACATCCATCTCTGGAACCGCCGGGCCGACGGCTATCGGCCCAAGGGCGACGAGGTCTTCCACGTCGATGGGGAGATGGGCGGACACGGCGGGGCCGACGAGCGCATCGTGGCCGAGTTCGTCCGCTGGGTGCGCAGCGGCGGCACCATCGCCACCAGCCCGGTCGCCGCCCGCTACAGCATCGCCGCCGGATGCATGGCCACGCACTCGCTCCGCAACGGCAGCCAACCCCAGGACGTCCCGCCCCTGCCGGCGGACCTGGAGCAGTGGTTCGCTAAGACGCGATAG
- a CDS encoding peroxiredoxin — protein MRTAMGTGTLRLLAVAVMVTALAGGCESSGRSIEPGRAAAPEVAPASFLSLVGHPAPQFTLKDQRGNDIALSSLGGQWVVLHFYPKDDTPGCTCDATDQTKMLGRLAALKATVYGISDFSAANNKYIVEKYNLGFDILSDMDHSAAAAYGAASSAGRGAAMGRMTVIVDPAGVVRYHSNRVVAGEHVDHLARTLTQLRVSSPAVH, from the coding sequence GTGAGGACAGCGATGGGCACAGGGACATTGCGGCTGCTGGCGGTGGCGGTGATGGTAACGGCTTTGGCGGGCGGATGCGAATCGTCGGGCCGTAGCATCGAACCGGGACGGGCGGCGGCGCCCGAGGTGGCGCCGGCGTCGTTTTTGTCGCTGGTGGGACACCCGGCCCCGCAGTTTACGCTCAAGGACCAGCGCGGCAACGACATCGCCCTGAGCAGCCTGGGCGGGCAGTGGGTCGTGCTGCATTTTTATCCCAAGGACGACACCCCCGGCTGCACCTGCGACGCCACCGATCAGACGAAGATGCTGGGGCGCCTGGCAGCGCTCAAGGCCACGGTCTACGGCATCAGCGACTTCTCGGCGGCCAACAACAAATACATCGTCGAGAAGTACAACCTGGGTTTCGACATCCTCAGCGACATGGACCATTCAGCCGCGGCGGCATATGGGGCGGCCTCGTCGGCGGGGCGCGGCGCCGCCATGGGGCGCATGACGGTAATCGTGGACCCCGCCGGCGTGGTGCGATATCATTCCAACCGGGTGGTCGCCGGGGAGCATGTCGACCACCTGGCGCGGACGCTGACGCAGCTTCGCGTCTCATCGCCAGCCGTTCATTAG
- a CDS encoding efflux RND transporter permease subunit, with protein sequence MNPLPRLADRPPVQGPINKTIRFCLENKLVVFLLLAFLVGWGMYVMPFKQPIAGLPSNPVPVDAIPDIGENQQIVFTDWPGRSPQDVEDQVTYPLTIALQGMAGVKNVRSQSMFGFSTVFVIFNEDVEFYWARTRLLERLNIAQQRLPEGVIPALGPDATALGQVFWYTLEGRGFDMQELRSIQDWYVRNMLQSTEGVSEVASIGGYVKEYQVDVNPDAMRAQKVMLQDVFMAVNRANIDVGAETIDFNGVEYTLRGKGFIKGVEDVENVLLKTNNSVPIYVKNVATVHLGPALRRGALDKEGAEAVGGVVLVRHGENPLAVIERLKQKIDQIQPSLPRKTLADGTVSQVRIVPFYDRTDLIHQTLDTLKDALVEEVLITCFVVFILLAHFRSNILISANLPIAVLASFILMRIFNVESNLMSLGGIAIAIGSMVDMGIILCENIVRHFDEADPNEDSLEVIYRAASEVGSAVVTAIATTLVSFIPIFALTGPEGKLFRPLAYTKTFALFASVFVALTVLPAFAHILFRRGKIHMSIRAIAYSALVAAGVVAIFWLSFWAGLPLILAGAYLIAEKRLPQRVRRWMPYITSGLAALFILALLTMHWMPLGLGTSLTKNLVFVFGINILWTSARLLVIYFYPHLLSVFLRHKVAFMTVPAVICALGLTVWLGFDKTFGWIPGTLSKAGVPQEKVRGTTLWVGAHHEFPGLGREFMPSLDEGSFLFMPTTMPHASIAQALDIVQKQDRAIRAIPEVDMVVGKIGRAETALDPAPVSMIETVITYKSEYGLPDPETGKRPRLWRDHIRSADDIWNEIVKAAEIPGSTSAPKLQPIAARIVMLQSGMRAPMGVKVRGGKLEEIEKAGYDIARLLKEVPGVNPEAVIPDRVVGKPYLEIEPDRKKLARYKIAIQDVQDVIEIALGGIRATTTVEGRERYPVRVRYQRELRDTAEAIERILVPSSEGVQVPLAQLATITYVAGPQEIKSEDTFLVSYVLFDKLKDFAEVDVVEAAAEYLRQKQASGGLVLPPNTHYIFAGSYENQLNFQKRFMVLLPASLLVIFLILYFQFHSTPITLLIFVQIAVVWAGGFIALWLAGQPWFDFDIFGRSFRDIFHLRQYNLSVAVWVGFIALFGLATDDAVVIVTYLNQLFRSRPVGSIADIRNLIIEGGRKRVRPCLMTTATTVLALLPVLTSTGKGADVMIPMALPLVGGMTIELITLFITPVMYGALKELLWKLKRTKGHFVIAVDAPPPVPPTSF encoded by the coding sequence ATGAACCCACTGCCGCGGCTTGCGGATCGACCGCCCGTGCAGGGGCCCATCAACAAGACGATCCGCTTCTGCCTGGAAAACAAGCTGGTGGTCTTCCTGCTGCTGGCGTTCCTGGTGGGCTGGGGCATGTACGTCATGCCGTTCAAACAGCCCATCGCGGGCCTGCCCAGCAATCCAGTCCCCGTCGACGCCATTCCCGATATCGGCGAGAACCAGCAGATCGTCTTTACGGACTGGCCCGGGCGCTCGCCGCAGGATGTCGAAGACCAGGTCACGTACCCGCTGACGATCGCACTGCAGGGGATGGCCGGCGTCAAGAATGTCCGCAGCCAGTCCATGTTTGGTTTCTCGACGGTCTTTGTAATCTTCAACGAGGACGTGGAATTCTACTGGGCCCGCACGCGACTTCTGGAGCGGCTGAACATCGCCCAGCAGCGATTGCCCGAGGGCGTTATTCCCGCTCTGGGGCCCGACGCCACCGCACTGGGTCAGGTGTTCTGGTACACGCTGGAGGGGCGTGGCTTCGACATGCAGGAGTTGCGGTCGATCCAGGACTGGTACGTCCGCAACATGCTCCAGTCTACCGAGGGCGTCAGCGAAGTCGCCTCCATCGGAGGCTACGTCAAGGAGTACCAGGTCGACGTCAACCCCGACGCCATGCGGGCGCAGAAGGTCATGCTCCAGGACGTATTCATGGCTGTCAATCGGGCCAACATCGATGTCGGGGCCGAGACCATCGACTTCAACGGCGTGGAATACACGCTCCGCGGCAAGGGTTTCATCAAGGGCGTGGAGGACGTGGAGAACGTCCTGCTCAAGACCAACAACTCCGTGCCCATCTATGTCAAGAACGTCGCGACGGTGCACCTGGGGCCGGCCCTGCGACGCGGGGCCCTGGACAAGGAAGGCGCCGAGGCCGTCGGCGGCGTCGTGCTGGTACGCCACGGCGAGAACCCGCTGGCGGTCATCGAGCGGCTCAAGCAGAAGATCGACCAGATCCAGCCCAGCCTGCCCAGGAAGACCCTCGCCGACGGCACGGTCAGCCAGGTGCGGATCGTGCCCTTCTACGACCGCACCGACCTGATTCACCAGACGCTCGACACGCTCAAGGACGCGCTGGTCGAGGAAGTGCTCATCACATGCTTCGTCGTCTTCATTCTGCTGGCGCACTTCCGGTCCAACATCCTGATCTCGGCGAATCTGCCCATCGCGGTGCTGGCGTCGTTCATTCTCATGAGGATCTTCAACGTCGAGTCGAACCTGATGAGCCTGGGCGGCATCGCCATCGCCATCGGATCGATGGTCGACATGGGGATCATCCTCTGCGAGAACATCGTGCGCCATTTCGACGAGGCTGACCCCAACGAAGACTCCCTCGAGGTCATCTACCGCGCCGCCAGCGAGGTCGGCAGCGCCGTCGTGACGGCCATCGCCACCACGCTGGTCTCGTTCATACCGATCTTTGCGCTGACCGGGCCTGAGGGCAAACTGTTTCGCCCGCTGGCGTACACCAAGACGTTTGCCCTGTTCGCTTCGGTGTTCGTGGCGCTGACGGTGCTGCCGGCCTTTGCCCACATCCTGTTCCGCCGCGGCAAGATTCACATGAGCATCCGCGCGATCGCCTACAGCGCCCTGGTGGCCGCCGGGGTGGTCGCGATCTTCTGGCTGTCGTTCTGGGCGGGCCTGCCGCTGATCCTGGCCGGGGCGTATCTGATCGCCGAGAAACGCCTGCCCCAGCGCGTGCGGCGGTGGATGCCGTACATCACCTCCGGCCTGGCCGCACTGTTCATCCTGGCGCTGCTGACCATGCACTGGATGCCGCTGGGCCTGGGCACCAGCCTGACCAAAAATCTGGTATTCGTCTTCGGGATCAACATCCTCTGGACGTCGGCGCGGTTGCTGGTGATCTATTTCTATCCGCATCTGCTGTCGGTCTTCCTGCGGCACAAGGTGGCGTTCATGACGGTTCCGGCCGTCATCTGCGCGCTGGGCCTGACGGTCTGGCTGGGATTCGACAAGACCTTCGGCTGGATTCCTGGCACGCTGTCCAAGGCGGGCGTGCCACAGGAGAAGGTCCGAGGGACGACGCTATGGGTCGGGGCTCATCACGAGTTTCCCGGACTGGGGCGGGAGTTCATGCCCTCGCTTGACGAAGGGTCGTTTCTATTCATGCCCACCACCATGCCGCATGCCTCCATCGCCCAGGCGCTGGACATCGTGCAGAAGCAGGACCGGGCCATTCGTGCCATCCCCGAAGTGGACATGGTCGTGGGCAAGATCGGCCGCGCCGAGACGGCGCTGGATCCGGCCCCGGTCTCGATGATCGAGACGGTCATCACGTACAAATCGGAGTATGGCCTGCCCGATCCTGAAACCGGTAAGCGCCCGCGGTTGTGGCGAGACCACATTCGCAGCGCCGACGACATCTGGAACGAGATTGTCAAGGCCGCCGAAATTCCCGGTTCGACCTCAGCCCCGAAGCTCCAGCCCATCGCGGCGCGCATCGTCATGCTGCAGTCGGGCATGCGAGCGCCGATGGGTGTGAAAGTGCGCGGGGGCAAGCTGGAAGAGATCGAGAAGGCCGGATATGACATCGCCCGGCTGCTCAAGGAAGTGCCTGGGGTGAACCCCGAGGCCGTCATTCCCGACCGCGTGGTGGGCAAGCCCTATCTCGAGATCGAGCCCGACCGCAAAAAGCTGGCGCGCTATAAGATCGCCATTCAGGATGTCCAGGACGTGATCGAGATCGCCCTGGGCGGCATCCGGGCTACCACCACCGTCGAAGGGCGCGAGCGGTACCCCGTGCGCGTGCGCTACCAGCGGGAGTTGCGAGACACGGCCGAGGCCATCGAGCGGATCCTCGTGCCTTCCAGCGAGGGGGTGCAAGTGCCTCTGGCGCAGTTGGCGACGATCACGTACGTCGCCGGCCCGCAGGAGATCAAGAGCGAGGACACGTTCCTGGTCTCGTACGTGCTCTTCGACAAGCTCAAGGATTTCGCCGAGGTGGACGTCGTCGAGGCCGCCGCCGAATACTTGCGACAGAAGCAGGCCTCGGGCGGACTGGTTCTTCCGCCCAACACGCATTACATCTTCGCCGGCAGCTATGAAAACCAGTTGAACTTCCAGAAGCGGTTCATGGTGCTCCTGCCGGCGTCGCTGCTGGTGATCTTCCTGATCTTGTATTTCCAATTCCATTCCACGCCCATCACGCTGCTGATCTTCGTGCAGATCGCCGTCGTCTGGGCCGGCGGATTCATCGCTCTGTGGCTGGCCGGCCAGCCGTGGTTCGACTTCGATATCTTCGGCCGAAGCTTCCGCGACATCTTCCACCTGCGCCAGTACAACCTCAGCGTAGCGGTGTGGGTGGGCTTCATCGCCCTGTTTGGATTGGCCACCGACGACGCGGTGGTCATCGTGACCTACCTCAACCAACTCTTCCGGTCGCGCCCTGTCGGTTCAATAGCCGACATCCGCAATCTGATCATCGAAGGCGGCAGAAAACGCGTCCGCCCGTGCCTGATGACCACCGCTACCACCGTCCTGGCGCTGTTGCCTGTGCTGACGTCGACGGGCAAGGGCGCCGACGTGATGATTCCGATGGCGCTGCCGCTGGTGGGCGGCATGACTATCGAACTGATCACGCTGTTCATCACGCCGGTGATGTACGGCGCGCTGAAGGAACTGCTCTGGAAGCTCAAGCGGACCAAAGGCCACTTTGTTATCGCGGTCGACGCGCCGCCACCCGTGCCGCCGACGAGCTTCTAA